ctggggtacctcaaatggagtggcctgcactttctcagacctgaatcccatagaaaacctatgggatcagctgagtcgccgtgtagaggcttggagctctgtaccccagaacctcaatgtcctgagggccgcccttcaagaagagtgggatgccatggctcagcagacaataagtcgacttgtgaacagcatgagacgtcgttgtcaagctgtaattgatgctcaagggcacatgacaagttattgacactgatattttttgttgtggtatatccaccactgttgttggcttttgtttcaagaaattgtttgagatgaggaaatcacgagtgtatgcttctacttaaatgccctactttcatgatgtAATATCACTGttgtgtgaactttttatattttccataaatttcaccaaaaagccaaatatccctaactttttgtgagtagtgtatgtatccTGCTTGCTGCCTTATTGGCCAGGCCTTGCTcgtaaaagagatttttttttttttttttatctttttttttttttaatctattttgcctggttaaataaaggtttaaataaataaaaataaattacgaGTAAAGCCAAAATACTGGAAGAGTTAAACCAGGAAAGGCCGCCTCTCCCATCGAGGGCGTGTAAGATAAAGGCTCCGTTCCCTGCAGGCGTGCGCTAAGCTGGAAATGAGGAAATGGGCTTCCCATGAAAAAGGACGGCGATGACGCGCAGCGGTTCCAGTAAATAAGTTTTCCGAGCAGGAGCGCGCACCGTCTGCGGCGCACGTTGCGTGGCGGCTGACCTAATCTGTTGCTGTCGAAGAAAATACCGTACGCTGTCTAAGATTACCTAGGCTTTCAGGAGGTGGGTCTTATTCTGGACTTCAAAGTtggtatgttttgttttttctgtcaaagGTCTTTGACTTAGCCGTTCAAAGCATTCACAACTTCCAAACTGGTGTGGTCTCAGGTTGCTGCGGCAAGGAATGGCCTTATTATTCCTGCTCCTTATTGTGGGAATCATTGTTTCTGTGACACCTCTTTCTGGTAAGTACCAGTCACTACCAATAGTTTAACCAGTATAACTCATTTGAACTGTTTCTAATCTGTTGTTAAAACGTCTGTTTGCTGCAGGGTTTGAAAATGAAACGGGCTTCCACTGTGGCAACGACGGTGAAAACTGGATATTTTGCCAGTTCAGACCAAGAGCTGACCAGTCAAAAAACTGCTCTGAGTACAGGTTGGATATACCGCAAGACGACAGGTGAGTTAAAGAAGTGTGTTTACCATATTGTTTTGGTTGCGCCTTTGTAATCAGACTCAGTTTTGTGTGAGGTGATGATGAAAAAGCAGCTGAAGCAGCAGCCATGTTTGCAGCTTCATATCCAGGTTACACATTAGTTTCAAACCATGGCGGTCAACACTATGAACTGCTTCTCCCACAGCTCTTCCAAAAGCTCTTGCATTTCCAAGGACCAGCAGGGCCTCAGCGGAGAGTGCAGCTGCTCTTTGAGAAGGATAATTGTGTTGGGGGTGTCCCACACAGTCATactgatgacagaggacagGCAGCTGAGCAGCACCACCATCAACACTGCAACGACCGGTATATATGCCGGTGATATATGCCGCAGCTATGAATTTTTGTCATTGTTGGCCCAGACAAAAGGAACCGTCTACCCTGGTGCCTGGACCTTATACATACACGTCCACAGCTATGCTTTTATTAAATTAAGTGACACTATTGGCCCATGTACTTTTCACAACTCAGATGAGGTGAAACCAGATGTTTCTGCCTGTCTGGAGAAAGTGGTACATTCactaattattaattatatcATCTGATTGCCAGCCCACCGAGaagtatattttaaaatgtcttcTCCTCTTGCTTTTCCACAGTAAAGCCCAGAACCCCAACAATCACCTCGGTGGAACAGTCGCAAAATGGGAATTTTGTcgtcaaatggaaaaaaaactacagctCTGTCACTTTCAGCGAGAACTTAGATTCTGTGGTGACTTACCGAAAAAAAGGAGAGTCAAAAGAGGTAAGGCAGTGTCCCATGACTTTGTAAGACTGAGCTGGATTTGGACTCAAGTTGCAGACGGGGACTCAGACGGGGTGTTAAGGGGCCACCTATTTGTGTCTGGTCTGACAAAATAATCATTGATTAGAGTTCATAACTGACCACTTGGCACCCATTGCACCCCTGGCCGTCATCTGTGTCTGTCGTCCTTCCcaagatttctttctttcttccctccattTCTGCCTTGCAGATTATTTGGGGGGAGATTATTTTTCTTCTCCAATATGAGGGTTCAGGCCAGGGgatgttgttttgctgtgaggTTTTACACTGATAAATAGATGTAAATGTCAAATAAACGGTGGAGGATAATGGAAAAGAAAACTTCTACCAGAATTTCTACCAGAAAAgttgaacaaaacagaaagccaATGGTCAAATCAGTCTCATTTGCGTTTCACATTTTGATGGCATATTGCTTATTTCAGTTTATCATCCCTAGCTGTGAAATCATTTGattcagtgtttatttaaaaacaggatGGTTTGTTTATATGGTgtatttccagtgttttccccTTCTGttatgcattttattcatttatttatttggcaatGTGCTGTTTGTTCTGCGTGATTCATGAAAATTATTataatgaggggaaaaatgggggggggacaaaaaacaaaaccttgaaGAACATTTGTGTTATCCTCTTATTGTGTCTCCATACCAGGAGTCAGAAGAAGTTAACAAGTTGATGACGTCCCATGAAATACTTGGTGAGCATTTGGAGCCGAGGACGACGTATGTGGTCAGCGTCAAAACCCACTTGTCATTTAGTCAGCagttcagtgacagcagcaagGAGGTGGAATTTGTAACCCGTAAGTACCATTTTTACCACTTTGCTGTcccatttattttctcatcGTGGGTTGACTGAATACACTTCAACATTTGAAGAAGTGGCAGTGATATTGATTTTGTGTATCAAAAGTTACATACAGTCACAACAAACATGCATTTGACAACAAGcattacataaaaaacataCTTCACCTCAAACACATGTAATCTAGCACACAGTGCATACTgactttttaatgcactgtCTGTGcattaaatgacaataaatacatcttgaatcttgagtcATCAGGTAGGAAGCAAGCACACAACAGCATCAGGTGATACAACAACAGGAGTAGCAAACACAAGCGGTCAGGAAACAACAGGtaaagcaaaacagcagcagcaagagagCAACGATGTGCACAGGACAAACATGCAGCAGACAGACCAAGGTTAGGGAATATCAGTGAGCCGGGAAACATCTGCATGTATCAGTGAGAACGTCCATAATAAAGTCCCTGGGAGCTGACATGGGTGTAAAATCATCcagtttttagtgttttttggAGATTGTTGCAAGATCGTTGCAATTGATGTGGGCATTTTCAAAAGAATATGTTGAGCAATGCCTTAAGCAAGTGAATTTCAGTATGTCTTTCCCCATACATGAACAGGATACACAGTAACATCTCATCACATTGAGAGTAATCTTGCTATTACATACAGCTTGTTACTCTTCCGCACAAATAGGAatgaaatgtgcataaaattaTATGCCCAGAGACATGCTGGTCAGGTGAATAGGATGCTCCGAATTGTCCAgaggtgtgaatgtgagtgtgtttgtctgtgtttgtccgtgtgtgtgtgtgtgtgtgtgtctgcattgcaCAGCTTACATTTTAGTTTGAAGATGGGAAGATCCAAAAAGTTTATTTCCTAACTTTTCCTATCTTAAAAATGAAGACCTGTTTTGCTCTGATAATGACTCTAATTGTAAATGAGAACTAACTTCAAAATTCATGTAAAATCCATATGGAGCTGCTACATACTGTCATCGttcacatcaaaaacacaggCAATAAACGTGAGAGCGGGCAAAACATGTCCTAAGGCCTAATTGAGAGTATTGTctgtaatgtcattttttacTCATTacatattattcattattcattacaTGTTACTTCACAGCTGCCTCGGCTTTCATTGAGCACTTGGCTGTCATCATCAGCCTGAGTTTTGCTTCAGTCATCTTGACGAGTGTCGCGTTTGGCTGTTTAGTCAGGTGAGTCATACCGCTACTGTACTAACGAAATACCAGAATGCTGTACAAATACTGTAAGTCTCTTTTTgcttattatttgttattgCAAAAGGATCTGCCTGTTCTGCCTGTCTTTTTGATTTATGTGTTCATGAACTAATTTATTGATCGATGTGATTTTAGATACAAAACCAAGTGGTGGGACAAAGTTGCCAAACCTCAAAATTCCTCAGTTTTAAGTATGCTGCCACGTGAAAAGAAGGTGAGACTTGTGTTAGTGTCAGCCTCATGCGAACAGTTCAGTATGTGTGACGCTCAGCAGTATCACTTGTCGCATGCAAATCTCGCAGCATCAGTTTTTGTGCCTCTATTCATTTTACTTCATTGCTTTTATGCAAAAACCAGTTTCAGTTTTCACTAAGTGGAACCAAGCTCAGATGACCTTACATAGACTTACGTACAGGAACaaggttttctttttcagttgtaatgcaaaaaaaaaaaaaaaagtttaattattgtacattttcagtaaatggatttgaaagtgaaatgatatctatctatctatctacctatatatatctatatctatatatctatatctatatctatatctatttatatatatatatatatatatatatatatatgtgtgtgtgtgtgtgtgtatagatatatatatatatatacatatatatagatagatacatatcTACATAACTAGATTTTATGCTCCTTGTTGCAGCTGTTACAGCCTTCAGAGCCTGCTTTGTCTTCGGTCTGTGTTGAAGAACCCCTTTATCCAAATGATGGAAAACCATGGTTAGTATGGCAAGTAGCAAGTAGAGaagttttatgtatttccaGCATTTAAATATACAGACTGCATTATAATAATACAATGGAGTTAAAGAGAGAGGGATCAAGTTGCATTGATACTAAAAAACACAAGTGCTGGTGTCATTTTCAATAGTTTGATATTTACTTGGGACCTTATTCTTGTGACAGTCCTGCCAGGGTGTTTAGTTGTGATTGTATCTAACATTGGCATTTTAAATAACCTTTTTGATTTTTCATCATTCAGGTCAAAATGTTCACTTGACCCCAGCAGTAAAAGTCTTCAGCAAAGCAGTGGAATCAGTTCTGGTGGCTCTTCTTTGGGTTATGCAAATTCGGGGCCCGACATCATCACCAGCATTCAGGAGGCCCTCTGCAAAGCCTTACCTCAGCTTGGCCAGAAGTTACCAGAGGCAGACGCTTTCCTTACAgagtcaaacaaaaacaacagtttgcTCTCCACCGACTACAGCccctgcagtggcagagatgATGATCTGAAGGATTCTGGATCATCTAGCTTTGACAACAGGACATATTCAATCCTCATCCCTAGTATTGAGAGCCAGATTACAAGTGATAGCTCTGAGATCCAAACACAACCTGCAGTGATTTGTGACCCAGCCTATCAGCCCAGCGAGGGTGATGTTATGAGGAGCACCAGTCCTGACCAAGTGGTACCGGTTTGTCTGGCTGCTGGACAACAAGATGCTGAGTTACCACCAGCTGCTTCATCTGGTCTGCAGACAGACTTTTCATACCAGCCATGCAATGCGGATTCTGGGAGCTCTTCATCTGCAGACACCTCCAGTTTGTCGTCAACCTCAAGCGACATCAACATAGCTGCGTCTTGTCAGATTGGTGCCGGTGAAGAGGATGGATGTGAGGATAGCCATGAGGCAGATAGTGGTGCTGTGAACCCAGCCGAGACAAGCCAAGATGTGTGTGGTGAACAGGCGCCTGTGTGTGATGCAAACCCCTGTTATGGCAGTCTGCCTGCATTCTCACACAGCTCTCCCATAATGGATGATGACTATCAAGCTTTTCAAAGCCTTGTGAAGCAGCCAGATATTGCGCTCTTGgaagagagcagtggagacCAATGGGAACAGCCACAGTTGGACAAACATCCAGAAGAATCCTCCACTAAGATCTCTCAAAGTTCCTCAGATGCTGTGCTTCCAGATTTCTCTGACAACGCTCAGGCTGGGCGATGTCTTCCTGAGTTTGAAACATCATTATTCTCCTTTCTACCCTCTGACCACTCCGAGGCAGTAATCACAGACAGTGGGTATCAATGTCTGTAgtatttttatggatttttttaatgtcaattTCAATAACATTCCTGCTTCTTCATTTACAATATGGTGTACTTTATTGTTACCATGGGGAAATTTGTCCAAGACAAAGTGATGCATTGGTACAGAATAAATATTGGGCCAACCTGTGTAAAAGCACCAGAACAATCATATTGCACAATCTTAATAGTAGATGTGAGTCAGTTGCACATACACAGTCTATCGTTGAAATCTACTGCACAACCTGCCTTGTTCACTGTCGAACTGTTGCATCGCCTTTGCTATTTGAGATTATTTAGTTTGTGTTTGGGGACTCTTGACTGGCCTGCCAGAGGACAAAGGCTCATAACTTGGAGGACGGGACAGAGGGAAGGGATGATATCACAAAGACTGAAACAGATTCAAAACTGTGGTATTATCCCttagacaaagaaaagaggctATAGGCTGcactaattgattaattattaacagaaaaaaaatactcatcCTTAATACGCAAGCAATAATGTTTTATATACACTGGGTAATATATTGTGGTAAtagaatatattaaaaaatacacaaggaaTTGCGCCTTTTCGtatattgaaaaataaagacactGGCTTCCTTTATCTGGTAATTATTAAATGTTTTCTAACACATTAGCATATAGTTTTGTTGCATAAGGGATGACTACATGAGACAAACCTTAGACCACTGAGCTGGCAGCATTGTGCACATTATTTGTAAACTTCAGCTTGTCAAAGTTAATACTATGTGGCATTTTCATAACGCTTGTAGATTTGATAGTGTATAGTGTGTAGACAAAGATTTGCTGTTAACATGAAAAATCCATAGTTTTCTAGTAAGTGAGTTTCATATATGCTGCATATTGTTATATGTTATGTAACTGAAGTCATAGGTTTTATCATAGTGGATATCCATGATATCACCTCCCATACAGGCAAAACTGCTACTGGGAGACAGTTCAGCTGCCTAGTGTCGTCTTTTTAAGAGAAATCAACATAGTGCATGCACACTGCATTGCTGAAGTGTTTTATAAATGCTGGTTTATACTTTAAATTATCATGCCTACAACCTAACTTCACTGATCAGTGAAACATGGGGACCGTCTTAGATTATAACATTAGCCTTTTTTCATCCAGTAGAAAGCTGTGCGCAaagtgggaggaggaggtgccatGCAGATGAGCTGGATTTGACCAGACAGCCCTTATGTTTCTTATTCAACTGAACAAAAGTCAAAACAGGAAGACGGCTTGCATTCAGTGTGCACTCAGTGTGAATCTGCACCCTGACGAAAGAAATGTACAAATCCTGCActgaaaaaagacaattaaaaatgaaaactgaagtgAAGCTGTGAAGAATTCTGTTCTTTGAGTGTGAGCCATGACACTGTTTTGACCCTGTTTCAGTTTgaactgtaacacacacaccaaacagaaaatgtgagcacggtgactttttttctcattgagCCAATCCAGCTGAAACAACAGCACATGTCACTATGGAGCTTGTAAAGAGCcaaaactgaaatgtcacagaGAAATTACATCTGGATGTATTACAGGCTGTTTTCTAAGAAAAGTCTAAATACTATATAACTTGTGTAACGACAGTGTTGGGTTGGGCAATGACTTCCCCATAGCTATTCTCTGGAACTGCTGATCAGCTTCCACAGAAGAATGACACTTGTATTAAGTGACTGTGAGGATGTCTGATAAACAATATGacaatatgatattattttcttATTGGACTGCTGGACACATGATCAGTCAAAACATACAGGCCTAATTGGGATAGATTTCTATTTGTGCCTCTTTGAGCCAAAATGTTGGTCTTCTTAGGAGATGATTAAGCTAAAACTAAGCATAGCCAGAAAAggaataacatttttaatgttttttgaagaCCTTTTTTATGCACTTTCATTCAGCATTTAATGATTTTGCCATGCACTATTAAACAAAAGGTATTATGGACCAGTACAAAATATGGAACAACTTATGTTGGTTTAAAAATTTGCACTGTTATGTattttatcaaaaatattttgtaaatcTGTTACCGATTCTGtctttaataaatgaatacatcatATGAAGTCTCTCCTCTGGGCCACTGGAGCACAAAGTTTTGCTTCCCTTTGACTCATGAAGTGAAACCGCTGCCAGCAGCTATTGTTTTGCCAAGTGGTTTGTTATTATTTCTGGCCAACAGTTTCTGAATGCCAAGTAATGTTTATGACTTCTGACTATGGAGATACGGAGGTGTACAAAGTAAGATAGACAGCACAGCTTACATACACTGTAAATGTTGAGTGATTTAATTGGACTACAGACCCATGAAAACTGCTCAAAATATGCAAAGTTAAAAAGAAATACACCATCTCAGAATGACACAAAATCACAATTAGTAATTTGAAAATACAGATTAATTCCCTTTTAACGATATTTTTGGAAATACAAGGTTTCTTAATGACGGGAATCAAAGTTTCATATCAGAAACAAATAGTTGATATAAAATAAGCCTATGGTATATATGTGAAATGCAtgtgctcacatacacacacacacacacacacgcatttttattattgtttcagAAAGGTggcatataaataaagttattatcaTGTGCCATACATCCAACACCTCAATCCACCAGACATCAGCTCATGCCACAACATGAGCTACTTGGACCCAGATTAGAGGGTTATGGTCATGATACTGACGGGTCACATCGCCGTCATTAGCGCCCCCTCAGGGTTTGGcatcaaaacagcacacaggGAGTGTAGTTGATGTCCATAGAGGCCAAACAGCAGAGTCTGAAGACACTCAGCAGATCAGGCAGAGCCTCCAGCGCCCTGCCTTCCTACAGCCACcacatttttttatgcttttattttttttatctatttatgtatttattcttcTGAAAGCTCAATTAACCCCTGTAACtgaagaaaattcacttgaataATTTTAACAACACGGGGGAAAAGCAATtagaaaataagtaaaaaataactgaaacacaagttttaaaaaagtgcaaattaattaattaattaaaaaagaaaaaaaaaatcattttgaaaaatgacaagaaaacttaAATCATATATTTTagggtcagatcagtgatgctgggctgatgatagatttttttttgttgtgtttcagtgCTTGTGAAAGCCTTGGGCTGCattcagacacctttcacaacCATTTACCCCTTTTAATcctcagcaaattcacttgatttctttgaagACATGGGAGAAAATGTGATCAacaagttagaaaaaaataaatgacccaACTCGTAAGAAACTAGTAagaagttacaagaaaattagcagaaaatagCCTCATAATTAGTTTTAACACATACAAAAaattaacagaaacaaaataaaaacaaattaagaaattacaagaaaattattacaATGTTTgccaaaaataacagaaaattacTACACAAGAAAATTTTtacaagaaatgataaaaaaaaattatttatacaATTATTAAAATCATACAAATCATACCCCCAGCCCCTCCCCAAAATGAAACCAACCACTCccaaaaatgaaaccaaagagAACCAAAGTGAGTTTTGTTCAGACCTTTCAGTACATCTTTTGCTCACCAAACCTTTAAGGAAGTCTTTCCAGAGgtgtttctccttctttttcacaTCTGGCATACAGAACTGCAAGCAAAGTATCAAAAATCTGTCCAAGGGCTCCCAAAACACTACCCATGTTTTCCTGTGCCCACGAGCTGCTCCTGCCCAGCCTTTCACCTCAGGAGAACAGCAGATACCGGGCCTGTGACTGGAGGACCCATTGAGCCGTGCAAAACGTCATTGGAGGAGAACCAATGACATCATGACTGTGAGGTTTGTGATTGGACAAGAACACCTGAGGAGGGACGGTGGCCTGAAATAACATCTGATTTAATCTGAAATTAGGTGTCAGTGTTGAAAAGCCTGTCTGCCTTGGAAAGCACCTGGACTGactacctgtctgtctatctatctacacaccGGTGACTGCACGCCTGACTGGGGCTCTACCAAGGTAGGTGTGAAGTCCTTCCTCTCTttgcctgggcttttttttccctctttcttcctgtttgcgtgtgtgtcaaaacattagaaaacacCCTATTTATAATCACTGTACCTCATGATAGGATGTGTGAatataaatgtttgtgtgcgtgtgtgtgtgcgtgtgtgtgtgtgtgtgtgtgtgtgtgtgcgtgtgcatgtgcacacatgcagcatGCAACAGTCTGGTCGTCTAAGGCTGCGGCCGTGGCTAGAGGAGCAGATCCAGTCAGGGAAATATCCAGGAGTCAGCTGGCTGGACCAGGTACGCCCACCCCACTCCCCACACCTCcaccaacaccacacacacacacacacacacctctttgcAGTACAGCATCACTGGTACATgggacaaaatcaaaatcagtggCATAATACCTTAGGTGATGGGGTGTAActattctattctgctctattttattcttttctgttctattctattctattctattctattctattctattctattctattct
This DNA window, taken from Myripristis murdjan chromosome 3, fMyrMur1.1, whole genome shotgun sequence, encodes the following:
- the LOC115357313 gene encoding uncharacterized protein LOC115357313 isoform X3 yields the protein MALLFLLLIVGIIVSVTPLSGFENETGFHCGNDGENWIFCQFRPRADQSKNCSEYRLDIPQDDSSSKSSCISKDQQGLSGECSCSLRRIIVLGVSHTVILMTEDRQLSSTTINTATTVKPRTPTITSVEQSQNGNFVVKWKKNYSSVTFSENLDSVVTYRKKGESKEESEEVNKLMTSHEILGEHLEPRTTYVVSVKTHLSFSQQFSDSSKEVEFVTPASAFIEHLAVIISLSFASVILTSVAFGCLVRYKTKWWDKVAKPQNSSVLSMLPREKKLLQPSEPALSSVCVEEPLYPNDGKPWSKCSLDPSSKSLQQSSGISSGGSSLGYANSGPDIITSIQEALCKALPQLGQKLPEADAFLTESNKNNSLLSTDYSPCSGRDDDLKDSGSSSFDNRTYSILIPSIESQITSDSSEIQTQPAVICDPAYQPSEGDVMRSTSPDQVVPVCLAAGQQDAELPPAASSGLQTDFSYQPCNADSGSSSSADTSSLSSTSSDINIAASCQIGAGEEDGCEDSHEADSGAVNPAETSQDVCGEQAPVCDANPCYGSLPAFSHSSPIMDDDYQAFQSLVKQPDIALLEESSGDQWEQPQLDKHPEESSTKISQSSSDAVLPDFSDNAQAGRCLPEFETSLFSFLPSDHSEAVITDSGYQCL
- the LOC115357313 gene encoding uncharacterized protein LOC115357313 isoform X1, which encodes MALLFLLLIVGIIVSVTPLSGFENETGFHCGNDGENWIFCQFRPRADQSKNCSEYRLDIPQDDSSSKSSCISKDQQGLSGECSCSLRRIIVLGVSHTVILMTEDRQLSSTTINTATTVKPRTPTITSVEQSQNGNFVVKWKKNYSSVTFSENLDSVVTYRKKGESKEESEEVNKLMTSHEILGEHLEPRTTYVVSVKTHLSFSQQFSDSSKEVEFVTPASAFIEHLAVIISLSFASVILTSVAFGCLVRYKTKWWDKVAKPQNSSVLSMLPREKKLLQPSEPALSSVCVEEPLYPNDGKPWSKCSLDPSSKSLQQSSGISSGGSSLGYANSGPDIITSIQEALCKALPQLGQKLPEADAFLTESNKNNSLLSTDYSPCSGRDDDLKDSGSSSFDNRTYSILIPSIESQITSDSSEIQTQPAVICDPAYQPSEGDVMRSTSPDQVVPVCLAAGQQDAELPPAASSGLQTDFSYQPCNADSGSSSSADTSSLSSTSSDINIAASCQIGAGEEDGCEDSHEADSGAVNPAETSQDVCGEQAPVCDANPCYGSLPAFSHSSPIMDDDYQAFQSLVKQPDIALLEESSGDQWEQPQLDKHPEESSTKISQSSSDAVLPDFSDNAQAGRCLPEFETSLFSFLPSDHSEAVITDIESCAQSGRRRCHADELDLTRQPLCFLFN
- the LOC115357313 gene encoding uncharacterized protein LOC115357313 isoform X2 yields the protein MALLFLLLIVGIIVSVTPLSGFENETGFHCGNDGENWIFCQFRPRADQSKNCSEYRLDIPQDDSSSKSSCISKDQQGLSGECSCSLRRIIVLGVSHTVILMTEDRQLSSTTINTATTVKPRTPTITSVEQSQNGNFVVKWKKNYSSVTFSENLDSVVTYRKKGESKEESEEVNKLMTSHEILGEHLEPRTTYVVSVKTHLSFSQQFSDSSKEVEFVTPASAFIEHLAVIISLSFASVILTSVAFGCLVRYKTKWWDKVAKPQNSSVLSMLPREKKLLQPSEPALSSVCVEEPLYPNDGKPWSKCSLDPSSKSLQQSSGISSGGSSLGYANSGPDIITSIQEALCKALPQLGQKLPEADAFLTESNKNNSLLSTDYSPCSGRDDDLKDSGSSSFDNRTYSILIPSIESQITSDSSEIQTQPAVICDPAYQPSEGDVMRSTSPDQVVPVCLAAGQQDAELPPAASSGLQTDFSYQPCNADSGSSSSADTSSLSSTSSDINIAASCQIGAGEEDGCEDSHEADSGAVNPAETSQDVCGEQAPVCDANPCYGSLPAFSHSSPIMDDDYQAFQSLVKQPDIALLEESSGDQWEQPQLDKHPEESSTKISQSSSDAVLPDFSDNAQAGRCLPEFETSLFSFLPSDHSEAVITDKSCAQSGRRRCHADELDLTRQPLCFLFN